A single genomic interval of Marmota flaviventris isolate mMarFla1 chromosome 14, mMarFla1.hap1, whole genome shotgun sequence harbors:
- the Dnmt3a gene encoding DNA (cytosine-5)-methyltransferase 3A isoform X5, whose protein sequence is MGTWRSGVSPSLRKGAPLVDRRAGPQPRERVQLSPLLKPPEQWRMAAVHPRRAGEPLQKRAEKKAKVIAVMNAVEENQGSGEAQKVEEASPPAVQQPTDPASPTVATTPEPVGADAGDKNATKSADDEPEYEDGRGFGIGELVWGKLRGFSWWPGRIVSWWMTGRSRAAEGTRWVMWFGDGKFSVVCVEKLMPLSSFCSAFHQATYNKQPMYRKAIYEVLQVASSRAGKLFPACHDSDESDTAKAVEVQNKQMIEWALGGFQPSGPKGLEPPEEEKNPYKEVYTDMWVEPEAAAYAPPPPAKKPRKSTTEKPKVKEIIDERTRERLVYEVRQKCRNIEDICISCGSLNVTLEHPLFIGGMCQNCKNCFLECAYQYDDDGYQSYCTICCGGREVLMCGNNNCCRCFCVECVDLLVGPGAAQAAIKEDPWNCYMCGHKGTYGLLRRRDDWPSRLQMFFANNHDQEFDPPKVYPPVPAEKRKPIRVLSLFDGIATGLLVLKDLGIQVDRYIASEVCEDSITVGMVRHQGKIMYVGDVRSVTQKHIQEWGPFDLVIGGSPCNDLSIVNPARKGLYEGTGRLFFEFYRLLHDARPKEGDDRPFFWLFENVVAMGVSDKRDISRFLESNPVMIDAKEVSAAHRARYFWGNLPGMNRPLASTVNDKLELQECLEHGRIAKFSKVRTITTRSNSIKQGKDQHFPVFMNEKEDILWCTEMERVFGFPVHYTDVSNMSRLARQRLLGRSWSVPVIRHLFAPLKEYFACV, encoded by the exons GCTGAGAAGAAAGCCAAGGTCATTGCAGTAATGAATGCTGTGGAAGAGAACCAGGGCTCCGGGGAGGCTCAGAAGGTGGAGGAGGCCAGCCCTCCTGCTGTGCAGCAGCCCACTGACCCAGCATCTCCCACTGTGGCCACCACACCCGAGCCCGTGGGGGCTGACGCTGGGGACAAGAATGCCACCAAATCAGCCGATGATGAGCCAGAGTATGAG GACGGCCGGGGCTTTGGCATTGGGGAGCTGGTGTGGGGGAAACTGCGGGGCTTCTCCTGGTGGCCAGGCCGCATTGTGTCTTGGTGGATGACGGGCCGGAGCCGTGCAGCTGAAGGCACCCGCTGGGTCATGTGGTTCGGAGACGGCAAGTTCTCAGTG GTGTGTGTAGAGAAGCTGATGCCGCTGAGCTCGTTCTGCAGCGCCTTCCACCAGGCCACCTACAACAAGCAGCCCATGTATCGCAAAGCCATCTACGAAGTCCTCCAG GTGGCCAGTAGCCGTGCCGGGAAGCTGTTCCCAGCCTGCCATGACAGTGACGAGAGTGACACTGCCAAGGCTGTGGAGGTGCAGAACAAGCAGATGATTGAATGGGCCCTCGGGGGGTTCCAGCCCTCTGGCCCGAAGGGCCTAGAGCCACCAGAAG AGGAGAAAAATCCCTACAAGGAAGTTTACACAGACATGTGGGTTGAACCCGAGGCAGCTGCCTATGCACCACCCCCACCAGCCAAAAAGCCGCGAAAGAGCACAACTGAGAAGCCCAAGGTCAAGGAGATTATTGATGAACGCACAAGAG AGCGGCTGGTGTATGAGGTGCGGCAGAAATGCCGGAACATTGAGG ATATTTGCATCTCTTGTGGGAGCCTCAATGTCACCCTGGAGCATCCTCTGTTCATTGGTGGAATGTGCCAGAACTGCAAG AACTGCTTCCTGGAGTGTGCGTACCAGTATGATGATGACGGTTATCAGTCCTATTGCACCATCTGCTGTGGGGGCCGTGAGGTGCTCATGTGTGGGAACAACAACTGCTGTAG GTGTTTTTGTGTGGAGTGCGTGGATCTCTTGGTGGGGCCGGGGGCTGCCCAAGCAGCCATTAAGGAAGACCCCTGGAACTGCTACATGTGCGGGCACAAGGGCACTTATGGGCTGCTGCGGCGGCGGGACGACTGGCCCTCACGGCTTCAGATGTTCTTCGCCAATAACCACGACCAGGAATTT GATCCTCCGAAGGTTTACCCACCTGTCCCAGCCGAGAAAAGGAAGCCCATCCGGGTGCTGTCTCTCTTTGATGGAATTGCTACAG GGCTCCTGGTGCTGAAGGACTTGGGCATCCAGGTGGACCGCTACATAGCTTCGGAGGTGTGTGAGGACTCCATCACAGTGGGCATGGTGCGACATCAGGGGAAGATCATGTACGTCGGGGACGTCCGCAGTGTCACACAGAAGCAT ATCCAGGAGTGGGGCCCATTCGATCTGGTGATTGGGGGCAGTCCCTGCAATGATCTCTCAATCGTCAACCCTGCCCGCAAGGGACTCTACG AGGGCACTGGCCGGCTCTTCTTTGAGTTCTACCGCCTCCTGCATGATGCGCGGCCCAAGGAGGGAGATGACCGCCCCTTCTTCTGGCTCTTTGAGAATGTGGTGGCCATGGGCGTTAGTGACAAGAGGGACATCTCGCGATTTCTCGAG TCCAACCCTGTGATGATTGATGCCAAAGAAGTGTCAGCCGCACATAGGGCCCGCTACTTCTGGGGTAACCTTCCCGGTATGAACAG GCCATTGGCATCCACTGTGAATGATAAGCTGGAGCTGCAGGAGTGTCTGGAACATGGCAGAATAGCCAAG TTCAGCAAAGTGAGGACCATTACTACTAGGTCAAACTCCATAAAACAGGGCAAAGACCAGCATTTCCCCGTCTTCATGAATGAGAAAGAGGACATCCTATGGTGCACTGAAATGGAAAG GGTTTTTGGCTTCCCTGTCCACTATACTGACGTCTCCAACATGAGCCGCTTGGCGAGGCAGAGACTGCTGGGCCGGTCGTGGAGCGTGCCAGTCATCCGCCACCTCTTCGCTCCACTGAAGGAATATTTTGCTTGTGTGTAA
- the Dnmt3a gene encoding DNA (cytosine-5)-methyltransferase 3A isoform X4, translated as MNAVEENQGSGEAQKVEEASPPAVQQPTDPASPTVATTPEPVGADAGDKNATKSADDEPEYEDGRGFGIGELVWGKLRGFSWWPGRIVSWWMTGRSRAAEGTRWVMWFGDGKFSVVCVEKLMPLSSFCSAFHQATYNKQPMYRKAIYEVLQVASSRAGKLFPACHDSDESDTAKAVEVQNKQMIEWALGGFQPSGPKGLEPPEEEKNPYKEVYTDMWVEPEAAAYAPPPPAKKPRKSTTEKPKVKEIIDERTRERLVYEVRQKCRNIEDICISCGSLNVTLEHPLFIGGMCQNCKNCFLECAYQYDDDGYQSYCTICCGGREVLMCGNNNCCRCFCVECVDLLVGPGAAQAAIKEDPWNCYMCGHKGTYGLLRRRDDWPSRLQMFFANNHDQEFDPPKVYPPVPAEKRKPIRVLSLFDGIATGLLVLKDLGIQVDRYIASEVCEDSITVGMVRHQGKIMYVGDVRSVTQKHIQEWGPFDLVIGGSPCNDLSIVNPARKGLYEGTGRLFFEFYRLLHDARPKEGDDRPFFWLFENVVAMGVSDKRDISRFLESNPVMIDAKEVSAAHRARYFWGNLPGMNRPLASTVNDKLELQECLEHGRIAKFSKVRTITTRSNSIKQGKDQHFPVFMNEKEDILWCTEMERVFGFPVHYTDVSNMSRLARQRLLGRSWSVPVIRHLFAPLKEYFACV; from the exons ATGAATGCTGTGGAAGAGAACCAGGGCTCCGGGGAGGCTCAGAAGGTGGAGGAGGCCAGCCCTCCTGCTGTGCAGCAGCCCACTGACCCAGCATCTCCCACTGTGGCCACCACACCCGAGCCCGTGGGGGCTGACGCTGGGGACAAGAATGCCACCAAATCAGCCGATGATGAGCCAGAGTATGAG GACGGCCGGGGCTTTGGCATTGGGGAGCTGGTGTGGGGGAAACTGCGGGGCTTCTCCTGGTGGCCAGGCCGCATTGTGTCTTGGTGGATGACGGGCCGGAGCCGTGCAGCTGAAGGCACCCGCTGGGTCATGTGGTTCGGAGACGGCAAGTTCTCAGTG GTGTGTGTAGAGAAGCTGATGCCGCTGAGCTCGTTCTGCAGCGCCTTCCACCAGGCCACCTACAACAAGCAGCCCATGTATCGCAAAGCCATCTACGAAGTCCTCCAG GTGGCCAGTAGCCGTGCCGGGAAGCTGTTCCCAGCCTGCCATGACAGTGACGAGAGTGACACTGCCAAGGCTGTGGAGGTGCAGAACAAGCAGATGATTGAATGGGCCCTCGGGGGGTTCCAGCCCTCTGGCCCGAAGGGCCTAGAGCCACCAGAAG AGGAGAAAAATCCCTACAAGGAAGTTTACACAGACATGTGGGTTGAACCCGAGGCAGCTGCCTATGCACCACCCCCACCAGCCAAAAAGCCGCGAAAGAGCACAACTGAGAAGCCCAAGGTCAAGGAGATTATTGATGAACGCACAAGAG AGCGGCTGGTGTATGAGGTGCGGCAGAAATGCCGGAACATTGAGG ATATTTGCATCTCTTGTGGGAGCCTCAATGTCACCCTGGAGCATCCTCTGTTCATTGGTGGAATGTGCCAGAACTGCAAG AACTGCTTCCTGGAGTGTGCGTACCAGTATGATGATGACGGTTATCAGTCCTATTGCACCATCTGCTGTGGGGGCCGTGAGGTGCTCATGTGTGGGAACAACAACTGCTGTAG GTGTTTTTGTGTGGAGTGCGTGGATCTCTTGGTGGGGCCGGGGGCTGCCCAAGCAGCCATTAAGGAAGACCCCTGGAACTGCTACATGTGCGGGCACAAGGGCACTTATGGGCTGCTGCGGCGGCGGGACGACTGGCCCTCACGGCTTCAGATGTTCTTCGCCAATAACCACGACCAGGAATTT GATCCTCCGAAGGTTTACCCACCTGTCCCAGCCGAGAAAAGGAAGCCCATCCGGGTGCTGTCTCTCTTTGATGGAATTGCTACAG GGCTCCTGGTGCTGAAGGACTTGGGCATCCAGGTGGACCGCTACATAGCTTCGGAGGTGTGTGAGGACTCCATCACAGTGGGCATGGTGCGACATCAGGGGAAGATCATGTACGTCGGGGACGTCCGCAGTGTCACACAGAAGCAT ATCCAGGAGTGGGGCCCATTCGATCTGGTGATTGGGGGCAGTCCCTGCAATGATCTCTCAATCGTCAACCCTGCCCGCAAGGGACTCTACG AGGGCACTGGCCGGCTCTTCTTTGAGTTCTACCGCCTCCTGCATGATGCGCGGCCCAAGGAGGGAGATGACCGCCCCTTCTTCTGGCTCTTTGAGAATGTGGTGGCCATGGGCGTTAGTGACAAGAGGGACATCTCGCGATTTCTCGAG TCCAACCCTGTGATGATTGATGCCAAAGAAGTGTCAGCCGCACATAGGGCCCGCTACTTCTGGGGTAACCTTCCCGGTATGAACAG GCCATTGGCATCCACTGTGAATGATAAGCTGGAGCTGCAGGAGTGTCTGGAACATGGCAGAATAGCCAAG TTCAGCAAAGTGAGGACCATTACTACTAGGTCAAACTCCATAAAACAGGGCAAAGACCAGCATTTCCCCGTCTTCATGAATGAGAAAGAGGACATCCTATGGTGCACTGAAATGGAAAG GGTTTTTGGCTTCCCTGTCCACTATACTGACGTCTCCAACATGAGCCGCTTGGCGAGGCAGAGACTGCTGGGCCGGTCGTGGAGCGTGCCAGTCATCCGCCACCTCTTCGCTCCACTGAAGGAATATTTTGCTTGTGTGTAA
- the Dnmt3a gene encoding DNA (cytosine-5)-methyltransferase 3A isoform X3, translated as MGLLEQVLRRNGRVDRSLKDECDTAEKKAKVIAVMNAVEENQGSGEAQKVEEASPPAVQQPTDPASPTVATTPEPVGADAGDKNATKSADDEPEYEDGRGFGIGELVWGKLRGFSWWPGRIVSWWMTGRSRAAEGTRWVMWFGDGKFSVVCVEKLMPLSSFCSAFHQATYNKQPMYRKAIYEVLQVASSRAGKLFPACHDSDESDTAKAVEVQNKQMIEWALGGFQPSGPKGLEPPEEEKNPYKEVYTDMWVEPEAAAYAPPPPAKKPRKSTTEKPKVKEIIDERTRERLVYEVRQKCRNIEDICISCGSLNVTLEHPLFIGGMCQNCKNCFLECAYQYDDDGYQSYCTICCGGREVLMCGNNNCCRCFCVECVDLLVGPGAAQAAIKEDPWNCYMCGHKGTYGLLRRRDDWPSRLQMFFANNHDQEFDPPKVYPPVPAEKRKPIRVLSLFDGIATGLLVLKDLGIQVDRYIASEVCEDSITVGMVRHQGKIMYVGDVRSVTQKHIQEWGPFDLVIGGSPCNDLSIVNPARKGLYEGTGRLFFEFYRLLHDARPKEGDDRPFFWLFENVVAMGVSDKRDISRFLESNPVMIDAKEVSAAHRARYFWGNLPGMNRPLASTVNDKLELQECLEHGRIAKFSKVRTITTRSNSIKQGKDQHFPVFMNEKEDILWCTEMERVFGFPVHYTDVSNMSRLARQRLLGRSWSVPVIRHLFAPLKEYFACV; from the exons GCTGAGAAGAAAGCCAAGGTCATTGCAGTAATGAATGCTGTGGAAGAGAACCAGGGCTCCGGGGAGGCTCAGAAGGTGGAGGAGGCCAGCCCTCCTGCTGTGCAGCAGCCCACTGACCCAGCATCTCCCACTGTGGCCACCACACCCGAGCCCGTGGGGGCTGACGCTGGGGACAAGAATGCCACCAAATCAGCCGATGATGAGCCAGAGTATGAG GACGGCCGGGGCTTTGGCATTGGGGAGCTGGTGTGGGGGAAACTGCGGGGCTTCTCCTGGTGGCCAGGCCGCATTGTGTCTTGGTGGATGACGGGCCGGAGCCGTGCAGCTGAAGGCACCCGCTGGGTCATGTGGTTCGGAGACGGCAAGTTCTCAGTG GTGTGTGTAGAGAAGCTGATGCCGCTGAGCTCGTTCTGCAGCGCCTTCCACCAGGCCACCTACAACAAGCAGCCCATGTATCGCAAAGCCATCTACGAAGTCCTCCAG GTGGCCAGTAGCCGTGCCGGGAAGCTGTTCCCAGCCTGCCATGACAGTGACGAGAGTGACACTGCCAAGGCTGTGGAGGTGCAGAACAAGCAGATGATTGAATGGGCCCTCGGGGGGTTCCAGCCCTCTGGCCCGAAGGGCCTAGAGCCACCAGAAG AGGAGAAAAATCCCTACAAGGAAGTTTACACAGACATGTGGGTTGAACCCGAGGCAGCTGCCTATGCACCACCCCCACCAGCCAAAAAGCCGCGAAAGAGCACAACTGAGAAGCCCAAGGTCAAGGAGATTATTGATGAACGCACAAGAG AGCGGCTGGTGTATGAGGTGCGGCAGAAATGCCGGAACATTGAGG ATATTTGCATCTCTTGTGGGAGCCTCAATGTCACCCTGGAGCATCCTCTGTTCATTGGTGGAATGTGCCAGAACTGCAAG AACTGCTTCCTGGAGTGTGCGTACCAGTATGATGATGACGGTTATCAGTCCTATTGCACCATCTGCTGTGGGGGCCGTGAGGTGCTCATGTGTGGGAACAACAACTGCTGTAG GTGTTTTTGTGTGGAGTGCGTGGATCTCTTGGTGGGGCCGGGGGCTGCCCAAGCAGCCATTAAGGAAGACCCCTGGAACTGCTACATGTGCGGGCACAAGGGCACTTATGGGCTGCTGCGGCGGCGGGACGACTGGCCCTCACGGCTTCAGATGTTCTTCGCCAATAACCACGACCAGGAATTT GATCCTCCGAAGGTTTACCCACCTGTCCCAGCCGAGAAAAGGAAGCCCATCCGGGTGCTGTCTCTCTTTGATGGAATTGCTACAG GGCTCCTGGTGCTGAAGGACTTGGGCATCCAGGTGGACCGCTACATAGCTTCGGAGGTGTGTGAGGACTCCATCACAGTGGGCATGGTGCGACATCAGGGGAAGATCATGTACGTCGGGGACGTCCGCAGTGTCACACAGAAGCAT ATCCAGGAGTGGGGCCCATTCGATCTGGTGATTGGGGGCAGTCCCTGCAATGATCTCTCAATCGTCAACCCTGCCCGCAAGGGACTCTACG AGGGCACTGGCCGGCTCTTCTTTGAGTTCTACCGCCTCCTGCATGATGCGCGGCCCAAGGAGGGAGATGACCGCCCCTTCTTCTGGCTCTTTGAGAATGTGGTGGCCATGGGCGTTAGTGACAAGAGGGACATCTCGCGATTTCTCGAG TCCAACCCTGTGATGATTGATGCCAAAGAAGTGTCAGCCGCACATAGGGCCCGCTACTTCTGGGGTAACCTTCCCGGTATGAACAG GCCATTGGCATCCACTGTGAATGATAAGCTGGAGCTGCAGGAGTGTCTGGAACATGGCAGAATAGCCAAG TTCAGCAAAGTGAGGACCATTACTACTAGGTCAAACTCCATAAAACAGGGCAAAGACCAGCATTTCCCCGTCTTCATGAATGAGAAAGAGGACATCCTATGGTGCACTGAAATGGAAAG GGTTTTTGGCTTCCCTGTCCACTATACTGACGTCTCCAACATGAGCCGCTTGGCGAGGCAGAGACTGCTGGGCCGGTCGTGGAGCGTGCCAGTCATCCGCCACCTCTTCGCTCCACTGAAGGAATATTTTGCTTGTGTGTAA
- the Dnmt3a gene encoding DNA (cytosine-5)-methyltransferase 3A isoform X2: MGLLEQVLRRNGRVDRSLKDECDTVKDWRLFNGKITGAEKKAKVIAVMNAVEENQGSGEAQKVEEASPPAVQQPTDPASPTVATTPEPVGADAGDKNATKSADDEPEYEDGRGFGIGELVWGKLRGFSWWPGRIVSWWMTGRSRAAEGTRWVMWFGDGKFSVVCVEKLMPLSSFCSAFHQATYNKQPMYRKAIYEVLQVASSRAGKLFPACHDSDESDTAKAVEVQNKQMIEWALGGFQPSGPKGLEPPEEEKNPYKEVYTDMWVEPEAAAYAPPPPAKKPRKSTTEKPKVKEIIDERTRERLVYEVRQKCRNIEDICISCGSLNVTLEHPLFIGGMCQNCKNCFLECAYQYDDDGYQSYCTICCGGREVLMCGNNNCCRCFCVECVDLLVGPGAAQAAIKEDPWNCYMCGHKGTYGLLRRRDDWPSRLQMFFANNHDQEFDPPKVYPPVPAEKRKPIRVLSLFDGIATGLLVLKDLGIQVDRYIASEVCEDSITVGMVRHQGKIMYVGDVRSVTQKHIQEWGPFDLVIGGSPCNDLSIVNPARKGLYEGTGRLFFEFYRLLHDARPKEGDDRPFFWLFENVVAMGVSDKRDISRFLESNPVMIDAKEVSAAHRARYFWGNLPGMNRPLASTVNDKLELQECLEHGRIAKFSKVRTITTRSNSIKQGKDQHFPVFMNEKEDILWCTEMERVFGFPVHYTDVSNMSRLARQRLLGRSWSVPVIRHLFAPLKEYFACV, from the exons GCTGAGAAGAAAGCCAAGGTCATTGCAGTAATGAATGCTGTGGAAGAGAACCAGGGCTCCGGGGAGGCTCAGAAGGTGGAGGAGGCCAGCCCTCCTGCTGTGCAGCAGCCCACTGACCCAGCATCTCCCACTGTGGCCACCACACCCGAGCCCGTGGGGGCTGACGCTGGGGACAAGAATGCCACCAAATCAGCCGATGATGAGCCAGAGTATGAG GACGGCCGGGGCTTTGGCATTGGGGAGCTGGTGTGGGGGAAACTGCGGGGCTTCTCCTGGTGGCCAGGCCGCATTGTGTCTTGGTGGATGACGGGCCGGAGCCGTGCAGCTGAAGGCACCCGCTGGGTCATGTGGTTCGGAGACGGCAAGTTCTCAGTG GTGTGTGTAGAGAAGCTGATGCCGCTGAGCTCGTTCTGCAGCGCCTTCCACCAGGCCACCTACAACAAGCAGCCCATGTATCGCAAAGCCATCTACGAAGTCCTCCAG GTGGCCAGTAGCCGTGCCGGGAAGCTGTTCCCAGCCTGCCATGACAGTGACGAGAGTGACACTGCCAAGGCTGTGGAGGTGCAGAACAAGCAGATGATTGAATGGGCCCTCGGGGGGTTCCAGCCCTCTGGCCCGAAGGGCCTAGAGCCACCAGAAG AGGAGAAAAATCCCTACAAGGAAGTTTACACAGACATGTGGGTTGAACCCGAGGCAGCTGCCTATGCACCACCCCCACCAGCCAAAAAGCCGCGAAAGAGCACAACTGAGAAGCCCAAGGTCAAGGAGATTATTGATGAACGCACAAGAG AGCGGCTGGTGTATGAGGTGCGGCAGAAATGCCGGAACATTGAGG ATATTTGCATCTCTTGTGGGAGCCTCAATGTCACCCTGGAGCATCCTCTGTTCATTGGTGGAATGTGCCAGAACTGCAAG AACTGCTTCCTGGAGTGTGCGTACCAGTATGATGATGACGGTTATCAGTCCTATTGCACCATCTGCTGTGGGGGCCGTGAGGTGCTCATGTGTGGGAACAACAACTGCTGTAG GTGTTTTTGTGTGGAGTGCGTGGATCTCTTGGTGGGGCCGGGGGCTGCCCAAGCAGCCATTAAGGAAGACCCCTGGAACTGCTACATGTGCGGGCACAAGGGCACTTATGGGCTGCTGCGGCGGCGGGACGACTGGCCCTCACGGCTTCAGATGTTCTTCGCCAATAACCACGACCAGGAATTT GATCCTCCGAAGGTTTACCCACCTGTCCCAGCCGAGAAAAGGAAGCCCATCCGGGTGCTGTCTCTCTTTGATGGAATTGCTACAG GGCTCCTGGTGCTGAAGGACTTGGGCATCCAGGTGGACCGCTACATAGCTTCGGAGGTGTGTGAGGACTCCATCACAGTGGGCATGGTGCGACATCAGGGGAAGATCATGTACGTCGGGGACGTCCGCAGTGTCACACAGAAGCAT ATCCAGGAGTGGGGCCCATTCGATCTGGTGATTGGGGGCAGTCCCTGCAATGATCTCTCAATCGTCAACCCTGCCCGCAAGGGACTCTACG AGGGCACTGGCCGGCTCTTCTTTGAGTTCTACCGCCTCCTGCATGATGCGCGGCCCAAGGAGGGAGATGACCGCCCCTTCTTCTGGCTCTTTGAGAATGTGGTGGCCATGGGCGTTAGTGACAAGAGGGACATCTCGCGATTTCTCGAG TCCAACCCTGTGATGATTGATGCCAAAGAAGTGTCAGCCGCACATAGGGCCCGCTACTTCTGGGGTAACCTTCCCGGTATGAACAG GCCATTGGCATCCACTGTGAATGATAAGCTGGAGCTGCAGGAGTGTCTGGAACATGGCAGAATAGCCAAG TTCAGCAAAGTGAGGACCATTACTACTAGGTCAAACTCCATAAAACAGGGCAAAGACCAGCATTTCCCCGTCTTCATGAATGAGAAAGAGGACATCCTATGGTGCACTGAAATGGAAAG GGTTTTTGGCTTCCCTGTCCACTATACTGACGTCTCCAACATGAGCCGCTTGGCGAGGCAGAGACTGCTGGGCCGGTCGTGGAGCGTGCCAGTCATCCGCCACCTCTTCGCTCCACTGAAGGAATATTTTGCTTGTGTGTAA